Sequence from the Sphingomonas suaedae genome:
CTATCTTGGCGGCGAGCGGTTCGGCCTGACCGACGCGGCGATCCTGCCGTTTGTGCGCCAATTCGCGGCGGTCGACCGGGAGTGGTTCGCGGCGCAGGACGTCGCGCGGGTGCAGGGGTGGCTGGCGGCGTTTGTCGGGTCGGGGTTGTTCGACGGGGTTATGGTGGTGCGGGAGGTTTGGCGGAGTGAATAGCGGACCTATGTTAGCCAAACTCTCGATCGCTCGTGAAACGGGGTGCGTTCGCATTGGTGATTTGGCCGTGCTGGGTTCTCGTCACCATAAAAGTGCGGTCGAACAGGCAGTTGGCCCACTGGTGATTGGATCGCGAGATCACGGCAATGGATATGAGTGGCTGGACCTGGGCGGGATGACCTTTGGTGGAGAACAAGCGGCTCTCTCACTCTGTTTCTCGTCGGGATTGCTCGAAGCGATATCGTGGAATGTCCAGTTGCCTGATGCACCGATGGAGAGTGGTTGGCCTACGAAAGAAGCGATCGACAGCGAAGTTTCCTTTGTTCGCGGCGTGCTCCTCCAAGAAATGGGCATCGAACTTGGGTCGCAGCCTTGGGGAGAGTTGTGGAGCCACTTCGACCCTCGGGGCTTCATGGCCTCAAGTGGCCTACGCTATCATCGCTCGCCGAATATTTGAGTCCCGACCGCAGTGCTTGCCGCGCGGGGAATTCCGTTACGCGGCCAGCGTGGCAGGTCTTTGTATTGGAGCCACACTATCGTCGTCCCGGACTTGATCCGCGTCGGGGCTGATCTCTTCCGCAGTCGAAGAAGAAGCATTGGCCTGGCTCAAGGCCGGGCCGACGGTGGGGTGGGGGCAGGGCGCTGCCCCTTCTAGCCCTCTCCCGCTTGCGGGAGAGGGTGGGGTGAGGGTCTTGTTTCTTCTTTTTCCGGGTTCGGGGTGAGCGAGAGAAGAAGAAGGAGAAGAAGACCCTCCCCAACCCCTCCCGCGAAGGCGGGCGGGGCTTAAGAAGGAAGGGGAGGGGCCAATTCCTCCCCTGCACCGCAGGGGAGGTGGCAGCGCGCAGCGCTGACGGAGGGGCCGCCCCGCAGAGGGCGGAATTTTGCCGAGCTGATCACGGCGGTGTTCCACCGCCGCCCCTCCACCACCGCTTCGCGGCGGTCCCCCTCCCCTGAGACAAGCTCAGGGGAGGAATGGCCTCACCCCTTCACATTCACCACCTGGCGCAGCCGGTGGCGGATGCGGACCAGGTCCTGCTGCGCGTCCATCACCGCACCGATGTCCTTGTAGGCGGCCGGGCTTTCGTCCAGCACGCCTTCGTCCACCCGCGCCTCGATGCCCTGCATCGCGGCCTTGTGGTCCTCCAGGGAAATCAGCTTCTTGGCCTGCCCACGCGACATCACGCGGCCGGCGCCGTGCGAGCAGGAGCAGAACGACTCCTGGTTGCCCAGCCCCTCGACGATGAAGCTGCCCGTGCCCATCGAACCCGGGATGATCCCGAGTTCGCCTTCCCGGGCGCTCACCGCGCCCTTGCGGGTCACCCACACCTGCTCGCCGAAATGCACTTCCCGGGTCGCATAATTGTGGTGGCAGTTGATCGCGGCCTTGTCGGTCTTGAAGCCGGGGGCGTGCTTGCGCAGCGCCTCCAGCACGCGGACCATCATCAGCTCGCGATTGGCCATCGCGTAATCCTGCGCAAAGTGCATCGCTTCGATATAGTCGTCGAACAGCTGCGATCCTTCGGTCAGGAAGGCGAGGTCTTTGTCGACCAGGTGGAAGTCGAGCGTCTCCTTCACGATCGCCTCCTTGGCGGCGTTGATGAAGTACGTCCCGATCCGGTTCCCCGTGCCGCGCGAGCCGGAGTGGAGCATCGCCCACACGCGCTGCTCTTCATCGAGGCACACCTCGATAAAGTGGTTCCCCCCGCCCATCGAGGCGAGCTGGTCGCTGGTCTTGCCATCAACCTTCGGGTTCTTGGCGACGATCTTGCGCCAGCGGTCCTCGAACCGGTCGTACCAGGCGCGCGACACGCTGTTCGGCGTGCTCGCCCAGCCACCCTTGCTGTGGTTGGCCGACTGGCTCGACTCCATCCCCTTGGGCACGGCGCGTTCGATCTCGGCACGCAGTGCGGCGAGGCTGTCGGGCAGCTGGCTGGCGGTGAGCGAGGTGCGCACCGCCATCATCCCGCAACCGATGTCCACGCCCACTGCGGCGGGCACGATCGCGCGCTGCGTCGCGATCACCGAGCCGACCGTCGCGCCCATGCCCCAATGGACATCGGGCATCCCCGCGACATGGCGGAAGATGAACGGGAGCGAGGCGACGTTGCGCAGCTGCTGCATCGCGCCGGCCTCGAACGGTCCGGCGCTGTCCCACAGCTTGAGCGGCGCGTGATGCGTCTGGTGAACGGAAAACTGGGTCATCGGTCTGGTCCTTCTAAGGGAAGGGACGCCGATTCAGGATACCAATGAGCAATGGTTCCGATGAAGCTGCGCCCCGGCGGGCACAGCTTGCCCGCGGGTCAGGTCGTCGGTTCGCCGACGGTCGCGTTGAGGGTTGCGGGTTTGCTCATGGGGCGAGCCATTAACCGATCTCGGGGCGCGGCAAAAGGGTCGAAGTCTGACGCCACGGACGCGGACGGCCGAGCACCTGGTCGAGCGCGGTGCAGCCCAGGCCGCAGCGGTGCCGTTCGATGCGCGAGAACAACGTCGCGGTGCGGCCCGCCACGAGCTGAAGCGCCTGGACGTAAGTCGGGCTCCCGAGAAGGGAGGCGGCAGGGCGAACCGCATAGCCGCGGCGTTCGAACAGGTTCGAACGCTCCGCATTGCTGACGATCCGATAGATTGTCGATCGCGACACGCCGATCGTCTTCGCCAGTTCATCCAGCGGGATGAACGCGCGCTCGGCGTCGGGCGGTACCGTATCGGGTTCCGCATAGGGATTGGTCCCCGCCCCTCCGGCATTGAGATGGACGACGCTGGCGGTGCACACGAAATTGACGACCAGCAGCTCGGTGAAGCGAAGGCCGAAATGTTTCTTGGTCCCCGCCATGGCCAGGCACAGGTCCAGCGCGCCCAGGATGCAGCTATTGTCGCACGATCCGTCGCCGATCGGCCGGGGATCGGTCGCGCCCAGCGCCTCGATCCGCTCGGCGATGCGCCGCAGTCGCCCGCCGAGTTCGACACACCATGTCGCGAGCGAAGCGGGAACCGGGTTGGGCAGGGTCACTCCGCCCGCCTCGCCGATTTCGACCCAATTGGCAGCATGAAGGCGCAGAATGTTGCGGCGTACCGTCTCGAACGGGAGGTCCAGCGAGGTGGCGATCGAATTGATGGAGGGGCCGCGCTGCGTGGCAAGGCTGCGCATTTCGCGGTCGATCATGTCGCGCGTAATCGACATGACGATTGGCAGGCAGATCAGGCGTGCGCGCTGCACATCCTCCGGCAAACGCTCGGCGAGATCGATCGCTGCCGCGTATAGTTCTTCGCCAACGACGCGCGTGACGACCCGACAATTGTCCCGCATGGCTTCAAGTCTGGTTGCCATCGGCACCCCCGGCAGATCCATAGGCCGCTTCCGGCGGTGCGCGGAACTCCATGGTCGCAATCTGGGTAGGAT
This genomic interval carries:
- a CDS encoding RtcB family protein, yielding MTQFSVHQTHHAPLKLWDSAGPFEAGAMQQLRNVASLPFIFRHVAGMPDVHWGMGATVGSVIATQRAIVPAAVGVDIGCGMMAVRTSLTASQLPDSLAALRAEIERAVPKGMESSQSANHSKGGWASTPNSVSRAWYDRFEDRWRKIVAKNPKVDGKTSDQLASMGGGNHFIEVCLDEEQRVWAMLHSGSRGTGNRIGTYFINAAKEAIVKETLDFHLVDKDLAFLTEGSQLFDDYIEAMHFAQDYAMANRELMMVRVLEALRKHAPGFKTDKAAINCHHNYATREVHFGEQVWVTRKGAVSAREGELGIIPGSMGTGSFIVEGLGNQESFCSCSHGAGRVMSRGQAKKLISLEDHKAAMQGIEARVDEGVLDESPAAYKDIGAVMDAQQDLVRIRHRLRQVVNVKG